The DNA region AGTAATATGTTTCACCTTTATACCATGCCAGCTTCAAATTGTATCCCAGGAGGATTTCAAATGTGCATAATCTGTGCAGTTgtctgggctttttttcctttctttttcttctgcctttttttttttttttaactggcaAATGCCTATTCATTGCCCATCTGGGTAAGAATGGCCTTTGCATTTTCACACCCATTCTTTCCTATATGGTTTGTGAATACTCCTCCAATCAGAACTTGCTTCACAGAAAGGGGACAAAACCATTTTACAGGAGTTTCTCAGAATAAGTCCATTGGGATCTCTACATCATGTTTACTGGACAAAACAAAGAGCGAGTACTTAACAAAGACCACTTGAATTTCACAGAAAGTTTCCCACTGTCTTGAGTTTAAAAGAGTGGCAGGCCTGAGGAGAGCCCTAGACAGGAGTCTTTTTCCTGAGCTGGGCATTCTGTGCAGTGACGAGTaggtgagtgtgtgtgtgtgtgcagctgggccttGTGAGGAGCTGACACACTTTCTGGCTTGTCCAAGGCTCTAGGAGTCTTTGTCAGAATGTGGCATTTACTTAGAATCAAACCTGCGTTGGCAAGTTCGTGTTTTGTGGGCAACATCACCTTTGGACTTTCAGCTTAGAACAACATGAAGTAGGGGTTGACCACAAAACTTGGATCTGGACCCAGCTTCATGCAAAGAGGGAAAGGATCTGCCTTAAACAGAAGGTTTTGCTACAGACCAATCCCTGGAATTTGTTAAAATTGCTCTTTATACTGATGTGGCTTGTGTAGTAGTGGTTCTGACACTTatgcaaattatttctttgcCTGGACTTGGCATAAATATAGTTTACAGTGTTGAATGTCAAGGAAGATGGCCTAGAAAAATCATCCTCAAAATCTGTATTAGCTTTTTCTACTATTTATTGTGTATCTCTTCCAACACTCCTCTTCTTTCTACTCAAGGAGTGTATTTCAGTTGCTTCTCAGATGAAGAAGTGGTAGATGTTCCAACAATGAGAGGATCATTTTAGGGCAAACTCTAATATCAGTAAAAAATAATGCCATTTATGAAGTGGCTCAGTTGGCTTTCAGACCAGCTCCTACACCACAAGGAGCATTCTAGTTCAGTTCCTGTAGGAGAGCTATTCACATCTCTCTTGGAAATGCAtgtaaatctttttttttttttgtagccaGGATCAATTCCAACTGCCTGTTTTCATTAAGTTTGCTAAGGATTTCCCTAAATTCGTCCCATGTTAAACTATGACAGGACCAAATACTCTGTGGCTATACTACTCTTGGTTCCCACAGCCAGGACCTGAGAAGGGCTGTTGAAACTTATAGATGAACCTTGCCCTTCCTCCTTTCTGTACATGATTTGTGGGTAAATGGCAGAATTCACATTCCCAGGAAGTCATTCAGTCTCATGATGCATGTCACACCTTTCTGGAAAGGAGTTGTCCTAAGCgtgagaaacaactgctcactttgaaaatttaaaaaggtttattaaaccttaacaaaaatacaacaaaggactacagaaggaaaaagctgcagcactgggaactgcTATTGTAGATACCACATGGCCAGTGCatcttcaagatggatgctcagtgttttatacccctgggggttgcatcagccagccctggcccctcccaaagtctgtcagtcagttcttctttgccatttatcgGTGGAGACTGCTTTCTTGTGACTTGATTGGAGGTGAGGTGTTGCCATGCTGCCCCCTAAGcgccaagcttttccattcccagctgcCCATGTAAGGGGCACATGGCACAGCTTCTGTCCTAGACAGCCCTGGCTGTCTGATGGTCACAACACGGGGCGGGGGAAAGGGAACCGTGcggagaacagaggacatctaaactaTAATAACATAACTGTACAccactaaagcttttcttaatattcacacaatagttATCCCTTAATTGCGGCAGCCAGTCATCTCATTACCATCTGTAACACTAAGGATGCATTTTTCAGAGTTCTGctcacaaaattaattttatctgcCAAGGAGCATAGTAACAAAGTAGATTTCTTTTCTCAAATCAAGTGACCTGTCTGTAGCATCTCTGGTGTGTGTAGAACAGTCCACATTGTGCGTATTCAAGATAGGATTTTTGGGTTATTGGGTTAGACTGCTGCATATTTCTTCTTATTATCAAATACCTCCTTTGACAGACCTGAACACAGAGATGTCTTTCTGTGAAAGTGAGTCCCAGGAGCAAACCAGGTAGTCACTGGTATTACTCAAAGATAGTGGGTAGCTGTACAGTCACTTGCTATGGCCTGTAGTAAGTCTTGAAAAGAGGTGTCACCTATTTATCAATAATTTTCCACCCTTCTGTTGCCCCACATCTATGAAGTTTTTGCCAAGGATTCTGACTTTGTGTCTAAATACATGCTGGATTTTGGATTCTTGTATGGTCTGACATGTTTGACAGGGAAGCATCTGGAACTGCCCTGGAGGCCTCTGGAGAATTACTGTatcaggaaggaggaggaaatacATCTCTTCTCTACATTATTTTGTGTGATAATAGTTACAATGCCCTTGAAGGAAGGTCTCCCAGTTCCTACGACATTTTTCTAGTCCTATGGTCAGTCCCATTAGAGAAAGAAGTTCAGGTTTCCTGGCTAAGCTCATGAACAAGACAGATGTATTTCACAACCTCCATCGTGGTGTTAGTGATTTCCTCCTTGTTTCTTCTATGTGAGCATCCCCTCAGCATGCTAATCACATGTGGAAATTAGTAACCTTCTGGTACATGTTGGTTTACATCTGTTAACATGGGACTTCTTCAGACAGCTTGGCCCCTTTGTGATTTCCAGTTCCTGACCTTTGTGCTTCCCTTTAATCATCAGCTACTTCAGAGAATTAAAATAACCGCTTGTGTCCCTGGTGGTTTCTCTTGGAACCACCAGAAGAGAGGGTGCTTGAGATGTTGAGATGTTGGTAGTgaataaatggggaaaaaaaggcagagcgGGGAACATGCCATATTTGCCTGCAAATTGCAGTGAGAAGTGTTCAACTGCCTGTGGATGAGATGTAAAGCATTCCTTCAGGTGGGGCAGAGAGACATTGCTGGGCTAAAAGGCCTGTGTATGCCTATCAACTGCTTCCAGTGCTATTTATTTGCTCTTACATTTGTTAGACAGTGACAATAAGCTAGTTTAATGTACTCACACTTACCAACTTCTATTTTTGGATGCTCACACATTACCAAGTTATTGTGGCAATAGTGGTTAGATCTTTGGTGGGAATATGCATGACAAAATGCCTGTAATACCAGTGGTGATTTAGCATTACTTTCCCTAATTTTCTAGAAACCAAGGTGCCACATGTACTAGAAATGCTTAATAGAATTATTAATAGTGTTTTATTTGTTTACCATTCAAGGGACAATTGATACTTTATCATTAAAATGTGAAACCATAGTTTCTGCCTGTCAAAATCCAAATAGATAAAAATTTGGTAAAGAACAGGAAATGAAATGGGAAAGCATTGAAACCAAAGCAAGCAAGATGAAGATGGATTGGGAAATTAGGAAATTTCTTTTTAGTCACTTGTAAATTTTGATTATGTTAGCTCTGTATCCAAATTGGTTAGATGCTTTTCTAAACTGTTCTCTATTTAGATTATTCAGTCAAACTAAGACAAAATCTTCCTTGGAGTAAATGTCTGTAATTTTCTAGTTTCTGTCAAGTAAATAACAGCAGGAGAACATTTGTTTTTATATGATGGCGGTCTGGTGCAAGTCAGAACTTGGGATATGCTAAAAATGAAGGGGACAGCTCATGTTAACTTCTTGCCTTGGGTTCTTTCAGAGAACTGTTTGTCACTATTGGGTAGCAAATGTTCTAAACCACAACCCCAGACAAAACTCTGCGTGGGATTTTAGGAACATTTACAGCTTAAATCTTGAACCAGACTTGGATTTTACAAAGTGACTGCCAGTTTTTTTGATACAAGTAACTATACTGTGAAACACATGATCTAAATTCCTTAAAATACCAATCTAGATTGAAATCATTGCATTGAATCTTTGCATTAACAACTTAGGGTCATTACAGATTCTGATCTCTTCTGGCATAAATCCAATCCACAGCCTAAAATCCAGCTTTAATCCGTGTGCTCAGTGTTTACAATTGGCTGGCTCTAAGCTTTTTAAAGCCAGATAAACTGATGGGAAGTCCAAGACTCAGGAGTATGGTTGGAATTCAGGTCCAGCTACACCTGTCTTCATTTGGTTTTGTCCAAAGATTCAGGACTTGAGCTTCTGGAAATGAGTAGGGAAGTTTATTTGTAGCCTTACAAAATGATGTGTTCTTGCCGATGCCTCTGTGTGTGGTTTTTCCAGTGCGATCAGTTTTGTTTACACAGTGGGAAGTTACCTTTGCCAGCGCTCTCGCTCTGGCCCTGCAGAGGACAAGACTCattctgttctctttttttgtttgcttttgtcaCCTGCTTTGCTCCAGGTAACATCAGTTGCAAGGGGATGACAGAGCGCATTCATAGCATCAACCTTCACAACTTCAGCAATTCTGTGCTCGAGACCCTCAACGAGCAGCGCAACCGTGGCCACTTCTGTGACGTGACGGTCCGCATCCACGGGAGCATGCTGCGCGCCCACCGCTGCGTGCTGGCGGCTGGCAGCCCCTTCTTCCAGgacaagctgctgctgggctaCAGCGACATCGAGATCCCCTCAGTGGTGTCGGTCCAGTCTGTGCAAAAGCTCATTGACTTCATGTACAGCGGGGTGCTGCGGGTCTCCCAGTCAGAGGCCCTCCAAATCCTCACAGCCGCCAGCATCCTGCAGATCAAGACTGTGATTGATGAGTGCACAAGGATTGTCTCACAAAATGTGGGCGATGTCTACCCAGTGATTCAGGATTCTGGCCAAGAGACACCCAGGGGGACACCTGAATCAGGCACCTCGGGGCAGAGCACTGACACAGAGTCTGGCTACCTGCAGAGCCATTCACAGCACAGTGTGGACAGGATCTATTCAGCCCTCTATGCCTGTTCCATGCAAAATGGCAGTGGGGAGCGCTCATTTTACAGTGGAGCTGTGGTCAGCCACCATGAGACAGCCCTGGGACTCCCCAGGGACCATCACATAGAAGACCCCAGCTGGATTACCCGGATCCATGAACGGTCGCAGCAGATGGAGCGGTACCTCTCCACCACTCCAGAGACCACACACTGCCGGAAGCAACCCCGCCCCGTCCGAATCCAAACCCTGATGGGCAACATCCATATTAAACAGGAGATGGAGGATGACTATGACTACTACGGCCAACAGAGGGTGCAGATCCTTGAGCGCAATGAGTCTGAGGAATGCACTGAGGACACTGACCAAGCAGAAGGCACTGAGAGCGAGCCCAAAGGGGAGAGTTTTGACTCGGGTGTCAGTTCCTCCATTGGCACTGAGCCTGATTCCATGGAGCAGCAGTTTATAGCTGGTCTGGGCCGGGATGGGCAGCAAGAACCTACTCAAGCAGATCAAAATGATGTCCCTGCTGATGGCACTcagccgcagcagcagcagcaacatgTAGATGCCAACTCTTCCTCACCAGAGAGAAGCAATGACGTTGAAATGGACAGCAAAGTGCTCACAGTCAATAACAGCACCGAAAAGGGGGCTTTGCAGCCTTCTGTCAACACATCTGTTGCCCAACCATTGCCAACCACGCAGATCTACTTACGCCAGACAGAAACCCTCACCAGCAATCTGAGGATGCCACTGACTCTGACCAGCAACACTCAGGTCATTGGCACAGCTGGCAACACCTACCTGCCTGCCCTTTTCACCACGCAGTCTGCTGGCAGTGGCCCTAAGCCTTTTCTCTTCAGCCTGCCCCAGCCTTTAGCTGGCCAACAGACACAGTTTGTGACAGTGTCCCAGCCCGGCCTGTCAACCTTTactgcccagctgccagccccgcagccgTTGGCCCCATCTGCGGGCCACAGCACAGCGGGTGGGCAAGGCGAAAAAAAGCCTTACGAGTGCACTCTCTGTAACAAGACTTTCACCGCCAAACAGAACTACGTCAAGCACATGTTTGTACACACAGGTAAGAGTGCTTCCCTTTGGCTTGCATGTGGAGACACAGAAAGCCCTTCACAACCATGTACTTAGATTTTGTTTACCAGCCTGCCAGGCCCCAGGATAAACAGGAAGGAAGGCTTATCCAGGCAGCTGGTGTCACTGAACACTTCCTAGCCTTACTGCACTGAAGTTGAGTCCCTGCAGAAAAATATAGATCCCAAATAGGGGCCTAACTGTGCAGGGTGCAGAAACAAGTTCAATTCTCTTGAAGTAAAAGGCATCTTGCATCCATCCAAGGAAATGGTGAGCATTCATTGTACCCTGCAAGCTGACCAGGCAACATTAAGTGTAAGAGAGGAAACTAATTGGTCATAAGAAAAACTATATCTACTAAGAAAGGGCATCCCCCTGTAGGTTTTACAGATATGGGGTTTACAGATTAAGCTAAAGTAATGGTGAGGTTAGGGCAAATTCACTACTGGTGGAGCTGCACCAGTAGGTCCAGGCCCGGACATTACACACACTGCCACAGATTTTCTAGATCTCACATACTACTATAAGAAATTAAATCTGGGGTTTTGTCAGAAAGTCTTTCTGTACTTCACTGAGGCTAATTGCTGTAATCCCTTATCTCTTGGTAAATCAGAGGCATCACTAGCTGTGCATACAGAAACATAGGGTTCAGTGAGAAAATGTTTAAAGAATATATGTGGAGCACAATGGAACACAATATCAACATCTTTCTGTTTAAAACTACAGCTGCTTTAGTGCACAGTTTATGGTCTGTTGAGATAACATAGGTAACCATATTTGCCACTGAGCCAAAACTGCCTTTTCTAGCTTTGCCAAGTTATGAGACTTCAAAGCAAGGATATGTATTTTACATGGAGTTGTCATGGGTTCAGGAGTGCTTTGCTTGCTTTAGCCCttggcttttcctgctgttggAGAAACATTCTAGTTTAGAGAAAgagtaaatatttctttcacCAAGCAGTGCCTTTGTTAACATCATATCTTAAAATAAATGATGGGTTTGTGATACATGGAGGAGAACCTGGAAACATTGCCCAACATTCCTCTGTTGGATGCAATAGATTTCAATTCCATGTGTATATGTAAACTTTTA from Melospiza georgiana isolate bMelGeo1 chromosome 2, bMelGeo1.pri, whole genome shotgun sequence includes:
- the ZBTB20 gene encoding zinc finger and BTB domain-containing protein 20 isoform X1 — encoded protein: MSFCNISCKGMTERIHSINLHNFSNSVLETLNEQRNRGHFCDVTVRIHGSMLRAHRCVLAAGSPFFQDKLLLGYSDIEIPSVVSVQSVQKLIDFMYSGVLRVSQSEALQILTAASILQIKTVIDECTRIVSQNVGDVYPVIQDSGQETPRGTPESGTSGQSTDTESGYLQSHSQHSVDRIYSALYACSMQNGSGERSFYSGAVVSHHETALGLPRDHHIEDPSWITRIHERSQQMERYLSTTPETTHCRKQPRPVRIQTLMGNIHIKQEMEDDYDYYGQQRVQILERNESEECTEDTDQAEGTESEPKGESFDSGVSSSIGTEPDSMEQQFIAGLGRDGQQEPTQADQNDVPADGTQPQQQQQHVDANSSSPERSNDVEMDSKVLTVNNSTEKGALQPSVNTSVAQPLPTTQIYLRQTETLTSNLRMPLTLTSNTQVIGTAGNTYLPALFTTQSAGSGPKPFLFSLPQPLAGQQTQFVTVSQPGLSTFTAQLPAPQPLAPSAGHSTAGGQGEKKPYECTLCNKTFTAKQNYVKHMFVHTGEKPHQCSICWRSFSLKDYLIKHMVTHTGVRAYQCSICNKRFTQKSSLNVHMRLHRGEKSYECYICKKKFSHKTLLERHVALHSATNGTPGATGTGARAVPTGVVACTEGTTYVCSVCPAKFDQIEHFNDHMRMHVSDG
- the ZBTB20 gene encoding zinc finger and BTB domain-containing protein 20 isoform X2; amino-acid sequence: MTERIHSINLHNFSNSVLETLNEQRNRGHFCDVTVRIHGSMLRAHRCVLAAGSPFFQDKLLLGYSDIEIPSVVSVQSVQKLIDFMYSGVLRVSQSEALQILTAASILQIKTVIDECTRIVSQNVGDVYPVIQDSGQETPRGTPESGTSGQSTDTESGYLQSHSQHSVDRIYSALYACSMQNGSGERSFYSGAVVSHHETALGLPRDHHIEDPSWITRIHERSQQMERYLSTTPETTHCRKQPRPVRIQTLMGNIHIKQEMEDDYDYYGQQRVQILERNESEECTEDTDQAEGTESEPKGESFDSGVSSSIGTEPDSMEQQFIAGLGRDGQQEPTQADQNDVPADGTQPQQQQQHVDANSSSPERSNDVEMDSKVLTVNNSTEKGALQPSVNTSVAQPLPTTQIYLRQTETLTSNLRMPLTLTSNTQVIGTAGNTYLPALFTTQSAGSGPKPFLFSLPQPLAGQQTQFVTVSQPGLSTFTAQLPAPQPLAPSAGHSTAGGQGEKKPYECTLCNKTFTAKQNYVKHMFVHTGEKPHQCSICWRSFSLKDYLIKHMVTHTGVRAYQCSICNKRFTQKSSLNVHMRLHRGEKSYECYICKKKFSHKTLLERHVALHSATNGTPGATGTGARAVPTGVVACTEGTTYVCSVCPAKFDQIEHFNDHMRMHVSDG